Proteins encoded by one window of Vitis riparia cultivar Riparia Gloire de Montpellier isolate 1030 chromosome 11, EGFV_Vit.rip_1.0, whole genome shotgun sequence:
- the LOC117925496 gene encoding alpha/beta hydrolase domain-containing protein WAV2 encodes MVSYVSVLLYGVGGIVVAGMALLVAFQEKLVYVPVLPGLTKSYPITPARLRLMYEDVWLRSSDGVRLHAWFIKLFPECRGPTILFFQENAGNIAHRLEMVRIMIQRLQCNVFMLSYRGYGASDGYPSQRGITMDAQAALDHLSQRIDIDTSRIVVFGRSLGGAVGAVLTKNNPDKVAALILENTFTSILDMAGVLLPFLKWFIGGSGSKGPRILNCLVRSPWSTIDTIGEITQPILFLSGLQDEMVPPFHMQMLYAKAAARNRRCTFVEFPTGMHMDTWLAGGDNYWKTIQLFFEQNVPEQTEIQSSHNDNDSEEAR; translated from the exons ATGGTGTCGTACGTGAGTGTGCTGTTGTACGGAGTTGGAGGCATAGTGGTGGCGGGCATGGCGCTGCTGGTGGCGTTCCAGGAGAAGCTCGTATACGTGCCGGTGTTGCCTGGTCTCACCAAGTCCTACCCCATCACTCCCGCCCGCCTCCGCCTCATGTACGAGGACGTTTGGCTCAGATCCTCCGATGGCGTTCGCCTCCACGCTTGGTTCATCAAGCTCTTCCCCGAATGTCGAG GTCCAACAATTCTGTTTTTCCAAGAAAATGCAGGAA ATATTGCTCACCGTCTTGAAATGGTTCGCATAATGATACAGAGGTTGCAATGCAATGTTTTCATGCTTTCATACCGAGG TTATGGGGCAAGTGATGGCTATCCTTCTCAGCGTGGTATTACAATGGATGCTCAG GCTGCATTGGATCATCTTTCTCAAAGGATTGACATTGACACATCTAGAATAGTTGTGTTTGGAAGGTCCCTTGGGGGTGCAGTTGGAGCTGTTCTTACGAAGAACAACCCCGATAAG GTTGCTGCACTGATATTAGAGAACACTTTCACATCTATCCTGGATATGGCTGGAGTTCTGCTACCCTTCCTAAAGTGGTTTATTGGAGGAAGTGGTTCAAAGGGCCCCAGGATTCTTAATTGTCTTGTGAGATCTCCTTGGAGCACCATTGATACAATTGGCGAG ATTACCCAGCCAATCCTTTTCCTCTCTGGATTGCAAGATGAGATGGTTCCCCCATTCCACATGCAAATGCTGTATGCTAAAGCAGCTGCTCGAAACAGGCGATGCACCTTTGTGGAGTTTCCTACTGGCATGCACATGGACACATGGCTGGCTGGTGGTGACAACTATTGGAAAACTATTCAGCTTTTCTTTGAACAAAATGTCCCAGAGCAGACAGAAATTCAATCATCCCACAACGACAATG ATTCTGAGGAGGCAAGGTGA
- the LOC117925293 gene encoding nuclear transcription factor Y subunit A-3-like isoform X2: MAIRIGNLPKRSFDSSSVHSMPHFTVNCQAWWNSNEQQLPESFSKNLSLKVESPPQLYQNMKQLGLQLQDQDSSSSQSTGQSHQEVSAIGRTNSQDQFHGESCEKRVEGQSQMKPVFFMANPDVVFNPSQVDYGHSVTHVAYPYADPYHGGLVAAYGPHAVIQPQLVGIAPTRVPLPFDIAEDGPIFVNAKQYHGILRRRQSRAKMEAQNKLVKARKPYLHESRHLHALNRVRGSGGRFLSTKKLQEPDSTSNTGCHSVSGSGHFHQKGDTTEYEVHQSDTGKFVASTTSSSDVTSVSNSDVLFRQPEHRFSGMSPHMGGAMQGGGGGTYGQWSPAPGCPVRSR, from the exons ATGGCTATACGAATCGGAAACTTGCCCAAAAGAAGTTTTGATTCAAGTTCTGTTCATTCTATGCCCCATTTCACTGTTAATTGCCAAGCTTGGTGGAATTCAAATGAACAGCAGCTTCCAgagtctttttcaaaaaatctaaGCTTGAAAGTTGAATCTCCGCCCCAACTCTATCAAAACATGAAGCAGTTAGGTCTTCAACTACAAGACCAGGACTCATCCTCAAGTCAATCAACTGGTCAGTCTCACCAAGAAGTGTCTGCTATCGGAAGGACCAATTCTCAAGATCAAT TTCATGGTGAAAGTTGCGAGAAGCGTGTGGAAGGTCAAAGTCAAATGAAGCCAGTTTTCTTTATGGCTAATCCAGATGTTGTCTTCAATCCTTCACAAGTTGACTATGGCCATTCTGTG ACTCATGTTGCATATCCTTATGCTGATCCTTACCATGGGGGGTTAGTGGCTGCATATGGTCCACATGCTGTT ATTCAGCCCCAGCTGGTGGGGATAGCACCTACCAGAGTCCCACTGCCCTTTGATATTGCAGAGGATGGACCTATTTTTGTCAATGCAAAACAGTATCATGGAATTCTCAGGAGGAGGCAGTCACGAGCAAAGATGGAGGCCCAGAATAAACTCGTCAAAGCCCGAAAG CCATATCTGCACGAGTCTCGGCATCTTCATGCCCTAAATAGGGTTAGAGGATCTGGTGGACGCTTCCTCAGCACGAAAAAGCTCCAAGAACCCGACTCAACTTCCAACACTGGCTGTCATAGTGTATCTGGCTCTGGTCATTTTCACCAGAAGGGAGACACAACTGAGTATGAAGTCCATCAGTCTGATACTGGCAAATTTGTTGCTTCAACTACATCCAGCTCTGATGTCACCAGTGTCTCTAACAGTGATGTCCTTTTCAGGCAGCCGGAGCACAGGTTCTCAGGCATGTCTCCCCACATGGGTGGAGCCATGCAAGGCGGTGGCGGTGGGACTTATGGGCAATGGAGTCCTGCTCCTGGTTGTCCGGTGAGAAGTCGATAG
- the LOC117925293 gene encoding nuclear transcription factor Y subunit A-3-like isoform X1, producing the protein MAIRIGNLPKRSFDSSSVHSMPHFTVNCQAWWNSNEQQLPESFSKNLSLKVESPPQLYQNMKQLGLQLQDQDSSSSQSTGQSHQEVSAIGRTNSQDQCISSESVHGESCEKRVEGQSQMKPVFFMANPDVVFNPSQVDYGHSVTHVAYPYADPYHGGLVAAYGPHAVIQPQLVGIAPTRVPLPFDIAEDGPIFVNAKQYHGILRRRQSRAKMEAQNKLVKARKPYLHESRHLHALNRVRGSGGRFLSTKKLQEPDSTSNTGCHSVSGSGHFHQKGDTTEYEVHQSDTGKFVASTTSSSDVTSVSNSDVLFRQPEHRFSGMSPHMGGAMQGGGGGTYGQWSPAPGCPVRSR; encoded by the exons ATGGCTATACGAATCGGAAACTTGCCCAAAAGAAGTTTTGATTCAAGTTCTGTTCATTCTATGCCCCATTTCACTGTTAATTGCCAAGCTTGGTGGAATTCAAATGAACAGCAGCTTCCAgagtctttttcaaaaaatctaaGCTTGAAAGTTGAATCTCCGCCCCAACTCTATCAAAACATGAAGCAGTTAGGTCTTCAACTACAAGACCAGGACTCATCCTCAAGTCAATCAACTGGTCAGTCTCACCAAGAAGTGTCTGCTATCGGAAGGACCAATTCTCAAGATCAATGTATTTCATCTGAATCTG TTCATGGTGAAAGTTGCGAGAAGCGTGTGGAAGGTCAAAGTCAAATGAAGCCAGTTTTCTTTATGGCTAATCCAGATGTTGTCTTCAATCCTTCACAAGTTGACTATGGCCATTCTGTG ACTCATGTTGCATATCCTTATGCTGATCCTTACCATGGGGGGTTAGTGGCTGCATATGGTCCACATGCTGTT ATTCAGCCCCAGCTGGTGGGGATAGCACCTACCAGAGTCCCACTGCCCTTTGATATTGCAGAGGATGGACCTATTTTTGTCAATGCAAAACAGTATCATGGAATTCTCAGGAGGAGGCAGTCACGAGCAAAGATGGAGGCCCAGAATAAACTCGTCAAAGCCCGAAAG CCATATCTGCACGAGTCTCGGCATCTTCATGCCCTAAATAGGGTTAGAGGATCTGGTGGACGCTTCCTCAGCACGAAAAAGCTCCAAGAACCCGACTCAACTTCCAACACTGGCTGTCATAGTGTATCTGGCTCTGGTCATTTTCACCAGAAGGGAGACACAACTGAGTATGAAGTCCATCAGTCTGATACTGGCAAATTTGTTGCTTCAACTACATCCAGCTCTGATGTCACCAGTGTCTCTAACAGTGATGTCCTTTTCAGGCAGCCGGAGCACAGGTTCTCAGGCATGTCTCCCCACATGGGTGGAGCCATGCAAGGCGGTGGCGGTGGGACTTATGGGCAATGGAGTCCTGCTCCTGGTTGTCCGGTGAGAAGTCGATAG
- the LOC117925293 gene encoding nuclear transcription factor Y subunit A-4-like isoform X3: protein MAIRIGNLPKRSFDSSSVHSMPHFTVNCQAWWNSNEQQLPESFSKNLSLKVESPPQLYQNMKQLGLQLQDQDSSSSQSTGQSHQEVSAIGRTNSQDQCISSESVHGESCEKRVEGQSQMKPVFFMANPDVVFNPSQVDYGHSVTHVAYPYADPYHGGLVAAYGPHAVIQPQLVGIAPTRVPLPFDIAEDGPIFVNAKQYHGILRRRQSRAKMEAQNKLVKARKPYLHESRHLHALNRVRGSGGRFLSTKKLQEPDSTSNTGCHSVSGSGHFHQKGDTTEQPEHRFSGMSPHMGGAMQGGGGGTYGQWSPAPGCPVRSR, encoded by the exons ATGGCTATACGAATCGGAAACTTGCCCAAAAGAAGTTTTGATTCAAGTTCTGTTCATTCTATGCCCCATTTCACTGTTAATTGCCAAGCTTGGTGGAATTCAAATGAACAGCAGCTTCCAgagtctttttcaaaaaatctaaGCTTGAAAGTTGAATCTCCGCCCCAACTCTATCAAAACATGAAGCAGTTAGGTCTTCAACTACAAGACCAGGACTCATCCTCAAGTCAATCAACTGGTCAGTCTCACCAAGAAGTGTCTGCTATCGGAAGGACCAATTCTCAAGATCAATGTATTTCATCTGAATCTG TTCATGGTGAAAGTTGCGAGAAGCGTGTGGAAGGTCAAAGTCAAATGAAGCCAGTTTTCTTTATGGCTAATCCAGATGTTGTCTTCAATCCTTCACAAGTTGACTATGGCCATTCTGTG ACTCATGTTGCATATCCTTATGCTGATCCTTACCATGGGGGGTTAGTGGCTGCATATGGTCCACATGCTGTT ATTCAGCCCCAGCTGGTGGGGATAGCACCTACCAGAGTCCCACTGCCCTTTGATATTGCAGAGGATGGACCTATTTTTGTCAATGCAAAACAGTATCATGGAATTCTCAGGAGGAGGCAGTCACGAGCAAAGATGGAGGCCCAGAATAAACTCGTCAAAGCCCGAAAG CCATATCTGCACGAGTCTCGGCATCTTCATGCCCTAAATAGGGTTAGAGGATCTGGTGGACGCTTCCTCAGCACGAAAAAGCTCCAAGAACCCGACTCAACTTCCAACACTGGCTGTCATAGTGTATCTGGCTCTGGTCATTTTCACCAGAAGGGAGACACAACTGA GCAGCCGGAGCACAGGTTCTCAGGCATGTCTCCCCACATGGGTGGAGCCATGCAAGGCGGTGGCGGTGGGACTTATGGGCAATGGAGTCCTGCTCCTGGTTGTCCGGTGAGAAGTCGATAG